TGTTCCTCATACTGCTGATTCAACGCGTAGAAAACCACACCGCCGCCAGACAGCACGGTAAGGGTCAGCCAGATGAGTACCTTTTTGAACATTGAGTCCCTATTCTTATCTTTCACCGCCAGGATTTACCCAGCCAGATTCACGCTTGTTTTCCAAACGTTAGCAGAAATGCCTTCGTTCGTCTCACCCGCCATGATGCATATAAAGATGAAAATGAATTATTTGCGAGGCGCTTTCCACAAACCTTTTAAGCACATTTTTTTACAGTGCCGATAAATTTAAAGTCACCCGTGCAAATTGATACGGTATCCAAATCAACACCAAACTTCGTACTGTGTACGAAAAAAAACGATTGACACTCGCACACAGTACGATTAAAAATAGACCGCAAGGACAACGCGCATGATGGAATATTTTGAGTTTGTCGAAACGCCAACATTTGTCAGGCAGCGCGAAGGTTTGCTGGATGATGACACCTTCCAACAGCTTCAGGAGTATTTGATCAGGCAACATGTGGTCGGCGACACAATAAGGAACACCGGGGGCTGCAAGAAACTCAGATGGAATCGCCCCGGTACAGGAAAACGTGGCGGCGTGCGGGTTATCTATTACGCAGTGACTTCCAAAGGCCGGCTTTATCTGCTGACGATTTACGCAAAAAACGTCAAGGACGATATGACGGAAGCGGAAAAAGCCGTATTCAAGCGGTTAACGGAACATCTGGATCAGGCATTATCAATTCTTCATCACGAAGATTTAAGGACAACATGATGGATAAGCAACTTTTCGAAGAACTTGTGCAAAGCATGGAAGAGATGGTGGCTATTGAAAAAGGCGAAATGCAGCCAGCACGAGTCCATCGCCACGCAATTCCCAATGTAAAAGCTTTACGTGAAACCAGCGGTTTAAAACAAGAAGAGTTCGCCCAGGCGGTTGGCGTGAGCCCCTCTCTGGTACAAAGCTGGGAACAAAAGCGTCGAATTCCTTCCGGGCCATCACTCAAAATATTACTGATGCTGGAGCATAATCCGGCGGTGATTAATGTGCTGCTGGCGCTTTAATGTATTTACCAATCATTCTTCATGATTATTATTCGGCGCACATTGATTAGTTCCAGACGGCTATTTTTCAGTAATTGCAATAATTGAAAGTATTTTGCGAGCGGCTTTCAAAGTGAAGAAAGCTACTCTTTTTTGGTAATGGGTTAGCAATATATTTTATACGCACCTGCAAAATCAGGTGCCAGGATTGGCGTCCTGAATCTTAGTAGAGACACATGCATTTAATTCTTATGCATGTTTAGCTCCATTACTTCATAGCGATCGGGTTATACTCGCGTTGCAAGTAGTAATGGTGAGCTGGATGGGGGCATCATGAGATGCGCCGATGTCTGCTAAGGTCGGTACGCCAACCCTATCCAGCCCACCACCAGCGAACTTGGCGTTTCCTGCGGTGGTTTTAAAACGCTTAGCAGAGAACATCCGTATGAAATCTTTATTTTCGAATCCAGTAGTAATCAGCACCAAAAATCTCGACATTATCGATCTCGCCGAACGCTGCGAATTATTAGCCGATATACTGATTGATAGCGAAACCCCAGCCGAATGCAAAGTGCTTTGCCAACATCTTTATGCCCATCTGGATGCGTTAAAAGAGAATCTTGATAAACCATTGTCTACCGCACTTATCGAGCAATTATCTGTCAATCATCCATCAGAATTCCCCGCTTCCCAGGTGTTTGCGGATTCCGATGATTTATGTGATTACAGCCAGGCGCTAACGCACGTGCTTATCTGCCATGCGTTATCACGACAAACGTCACAGCTAATCAGCGGGCTGTTGATGAGGCTGGTCAATACTCTGGTAGATGATTTGAAAACGCCGCGATTCTTGCGGACTCAGGTTCAAATGGCGTAGCAGTCACTCGAGCAAAGCTCTCTGCCAGGCAGAGAGCTTTCAGCCAAAGTCACACCTTCTTCTTAGGTTTCTTCGTTTGCGCCGCACGTTCCGCTTTGATTCTTTCCAGTAAAGCAGCGGCGCTGTTTTCCCCGCTGATTAAATCCGGATTGTCTTTGCGCCACTGTTCGGTCAATTCACCGCGAAACGCTTTAGCCAGAATCGACTGAGTAAGGTTATTGACGCGCTTTTGTGCTTCAGCCACCTGCTTTTCGATATTGTCGGCCCAGGCAAACAGTTTTTCGACTCGTCTAAGAATTTCTTTCTGCTCAAATTCACCTGGTAATACCACAATTAGATTTTTTAGATCTTTAGGAGATAAATTTGGCTGGAGCGTTTCTGACAACTTATCTGAAACTTGAACTTTGAAATAATCAGACTGGAATAGTACTTCAAAAAAATATTTCTCAGTAGAATTGGAGAAACTAAATTTACACACTCGTTGATTTAAAACCCCCACGGGTTGTCCCTCAGGGTATCTACATACTTTTAATGTATCATTAGTTATTGGTCGCGTCAGAGCCATTAAGACATCACCAGGTTTTATTTGATATCGTTCAAATTGCGTGAGATATGGCAACGGAAGGAACTGTTGATTTTTTATTTCAAAATCCCCATATTGTACATTCGATATTTTTATTACTGGCACGCCATCAGAGTCGTTAAACTCCGTACTTTTAAATGCATTCCCTGATATAATACTACATGAATCACTCAAGACTTTAACTTTCCAATTAGTAGAGAAACTCGTCGAAATATTATATTTTGAAAGATTGAGATTCACACTATGATAAGTATGACTACCCCTCCAGTCAGCAGTTAATCTGCCACTCACCGCAGCACTCAGCACCGCCTGACGGAAACGTTTTAGGCTTTGCGGGATTTGATCGAGACGGGTTTTGATACTGTCGACTAGGGCTATAATAACATCGAGCTTAGCCGTAATAACTTTCTGCTCCTCGTAAGGAGCGAAAGGGATAACCAGCGACTCAATTGCTTTACCAGATATATTTGGCTGCGCCCCACCATAAGCAATTTTTAATATATCACTTGATAAATATGATAATAAATAATTTCTGTATGTAATGTTTCCATATTTTTCAGCGCAGAACATCAGCTTACCGACACGTTGATTTTGAAGTGCAGGGATTTTGTCTATAAATAGACCAAGTTTTCCTGTCGTTGCACCTGACATTGCAATCAACAAATCACCCTTTATAATTTCGAACCCAACTGGTGCATTTTGGACATGGACAGCTTTTTCCGATGTTGCAACACTACCATCCAGATCTGATATTCTTATCACCGGATAGGTAGTGTCACTGGGCAGCACATAATCATTGCTTTTAAAAGCGAACCCGTTTTTCAAATACAAATATTCGCCTAAATCCGTAGCCACCCACCCATCAGGCAAATTCCCAAATGCCTCAGCCATCACTTCCCTTCCCCCAACAGCTCATCCAACAGCACTTTCTGCGCATCGGCTTCGTCGCCTGCGCCCAGCTCGCGCATTAGCGCGTCCAGCTCACCGATTGCCTGCACCAGCTCGCTCATCGCTTCTGCGGCTAAAACGCCCGGTTCTGGCAGGTTGGCGGCATCTACGCTGCTGTCATCTTTCAGCCAGGAGATATCCAGTGAATCGCCTTTAGTATCGCGGATCCAGTCGCGAGTAAACTTGCGCCAGCGGCTGGTGGCAAGTTTGTCGGTAACGTCTTTGTTTTCTTCGCTGTCTGGCGCTTCAATCTCTGCGGCGTTAAAGCTCCATTCGCCTTCTTCGCGCGGGCTTTTCTCATAGACGCTTTCAAACGGTTGCAGATGTTTTTCGGTAAACGGTGTGCGTTTACCAAAGCTCGGCATATTGGTACGCAGGTCGTAAACCCAGACGTTTTCGGTGCAGTTTTCGCTCTGTAATTTGTCGGTGGCGCTGCCTTTGGTGAAGAAGAGCACGTTGGTTTTCACGCCCTGGGCGTAAAAAATGCCGGTTGGCAAACGCAGGATGGTGTGCAGGTTGCATTTGTTCATCAAGTCGCGGCGCACGCTGGTGCCAACGCCCGCTTCAAACAGCACGTTATCCGGCAGCACGACGGCGGCGCGGCCACCCGGTTTCAGGTTGCGGTAAATGTGCTGTAGGAAAGCCAGTTGTTTGTTGCTGGTGGAATACGTCAGGTCGTCGCGCGTGATGCTCGCTTCCCCGCCTTTTGACGTACCGAACGGTGGGTTCGCGAGGATGATATCCGCGCGCGGTAAGCTGGTGCCCGCCATTCCCAACGCGTTGCCCTGGTGCACCACGCCTTCGTCGTCCCCTTCCATGCCGTGCAGTAAACAGTTCATCAGCGCAAGGCGGCGGGTAGATGGCACCAGTTCCACACCGACATAAGCTTTATTTTTCTGGAAGGCTTTGTCTTTGGCCGACAAATCATAAAGATCGTCGGTTTGTTCTTTGATGTACTGATCGGCAGCAATCAGGAAACCCGCCGTCCCGGCAGCCGGATCCTGAATCACTTCGCCAGGCTGTGGCTTAATGCAGCGCACCATGCTGTTGATTAACGCACGTGGGGTAAAGTACTGGCCCGCACCGGATTTCGTTTCCCCGGCGTTCTTCTCCAGCAGGCCTTCGTACAAATCACCCAGCCCGTCTTTCTGGGCGCTAAACCAGTCAATCTGGTCAAGGGTGCGGATCATTTGTTCCAGGTGGCGCGGCTCACGCAGGCGGGTTTGTGCATCGGCGTAAATGGCACTGATGAGCGGGTCGGCATGGACCCGATTATCTTCGGCGTCTTTGCCGGTTGAGAGGGCAAACAGAATTTTTTTGTAATCGTTCAGTAATGCTACGCCCGATTTGCCATTCAGATCGGTCCAACGG
This genomic window from Buttiauxella gaviniae contains:
- a CDS encoding type II toxin-antitoxin system RelE/ParE family toxin; the encoded protein is MEYFEFVETPTFVRQREGLLDDDTFQQLQEYLIRQHVVGDTIRNTGGCKKLRWNRPGTGKRGGVRVIYYAVTSKGRLYLLTIYAKNVKDDMTEAEKAVFKRLTEHLDQALSILHHEDLRTT
- the nadS gene encoding NadS family protein, which produces MDKQLFEELVQSMEEMVAIEKGEMQPARVHRHAIPNVKALRETSGLKQEEFAQAVGVSPSLVQSWEQKRRIPSGPSLKILLMLEHNPAVINVLLAL
- a CDS encoding restriction endonuclease subunit S encodes the protein MAEAFGNLPDGWVATDLGEYLYLKNGFAFKSNDYVLPSDTTYPVIRISDLDGSVATSEKAVHVQNAPVGFEIIKGDLLIAMSGATTGKLGLFIDKIPALQNQRVGKLMFCAEKYGNITYRNYLLSYLSSDILKIAYGGAQPNISGKAIESLVIPFAPYEEQKVITAKLDVIIALVDSIKTRLDQIPQSLKRFRQAVLSAAVSGRLTADWRGSHTYHSVNLNLSKYNISTSFSTNWKVKVLSDSCSIISGNAFKSTEFNDSDGVPVIKISNVQYGDFEIKNQQFLPLPYLTQFERYQIKPGDVLMALTRPITNDTLKVCRYPEGQPVGVLNQRVCKFSFSNSTEKYFFEVLFQSDYFKVQVSDKLSETLQPNLSPKDLKNLIVVLPGEFEQKEILRRVEKLFAWADNIEKQVAEAQKRVNNLTQSILAKAFRGELTEQWRKDNPDLISGENSAAALLERIKAERAAQTKKPKKKV
- a CDS encoding N-6 DNA methylase, whose amino-acid sequence is MSNNNDIVQKLWNLCDVLRDDGINYSDYVGELVMLLFIKMVHENTEAETLDKHTLPEGCRWTDLNGKSGVALLNDYKKILFALSTGKDAEDNRVHADPLISAIYADAQTRLREPRHLEQMIRTLDQIDWFSAQKDGLGDLYEGLLEKNAGETKSGAGQYFTPRALINSMVRCIKPQPGEVIQDPAAGTAGFLIAADQYIKEQTDDLYDLSAKDKAFQKNKAYVGVELVPSTRRLALMNCLLHGMEGDDEGVVHQGNALGMAGTSLPRADIILANPPFGTSKGGEASITRDDLTYSTSNKQLAFLQHIYRNLKPGGRAAVVLPDNVLFEAGVGTSVRRDLMNKCNLHTILRLPTGIFYAQGVKTNVLFFTKGSATDKLQSENCTENVWVYDLRTNMPSFGKRTPFTEKHLQPFESVYEKSPREEGEWSFNAAEIEAPDSEENKDVTDKLATSRWRKFTRDWIRDTKGDSLDISWLKDDSSVDAANLPEPGVLAAEAMSELVQAIGELDALMRELGAGDEADAQKVLLDELLGEGK